In the Cygnus atratus isolate AKBS03 ecotype Queensland, Australia chromosome 10, CAtr_DNAZoo_HiC_assembly, whole genome shotgun sequence genome, taaagttgtGATAGTGACCTTTAATGACAAGTATCTGTAGAAGTGTTGTACTCCACTGAACATTAAAACAAGCCTCATAAAGGTGTTGGAAAACAGTGAGAATATGACCAATAAGGTCAAGCACAGAGATAATATTCTATCCATCTTTTTAGTTATTTTGCAGTGACATTTTAATATTATCATACTCTGAAAACATGCATTGTATGCAATAACTTTATTAGGGTCAAATAGATATCACAATATAGATTCATCCACCGAGTAGCCATAAACTGGTTACAACAATCATAGAAGAAACTAAGCTGTTTTAAGCTAATATGCTTTCAACATTACAGCTCATACAATAAGATTATATACTGATAcacttttatttagaaatgcagATGATCAGTTTGGATTAGTATATTGTGCTTCAGGCTTTAATTTCTGTCGATGCATCCCATATGCCATAGCAAGGAAGGGATTAATTTTCCAGGGAGAAATCGGAACTGGCTATGAACCTGGCTCTGGCTATTTTAGGGTGAGTTCCTCTGAACCTGGGTTATTTGGTCAATCCAGTTACATTCTCCAGTAGCACCAAGCTAGCGCTCAGCGCAGCAACAGAACAGAGGGATATCTAACAATCTCTGAACAGCACGTATAGAAAGACTGTCTTACAAGAAGAGAGTAGAGAGGAATATTTAATCTTTGTAAGGTCACAACAGTACAcgcatttttcatgttttgctgtACTGAGCAACAGGGCATCTTCAGGTGGTTTTGTATACTGATATCTGCACCTCTGTTATCTTAGTTAAATAAATACCTTTGTAAACATATAACACAGTTACTTGGTCCTTAATCTCCACAGCTCACGTTAAAAGATTCACAAAACATCCATAGAAATAGCGATTTATAGAATGAATACTTAGCTCAGTTAAATGGAATAAACATTGGTTAGGTACCATATGTACTACTGAATGCcatttcaaggaaaaacatttttgttacaaaGCATTCAGAACTTGGGTAAGCCATATATTCAACtctgcaaaatatataaaagatgCATACTTCTTTTAAACGGACATTTAACAAAGTGTAGTGGCAGAAGTTGAGAAGTTCCATTTTCACAGTCCAGACATTTGGTAGCATGAAACTGCTTATCCATGCACTAAATTACAGATGACATGGTTAATTGAAATAATAGTAAAATCTTATGAAACAGAAGATATAATCAAAACAAATGCTCTGAAGAGTCACAGACaggcagttttgaaaatgttacatGCATGGATATACAGAATAATCAGTAGAAATAACAgtaaaacacttctgtttgtcaccaaaatgcagaaggaaattcAGTTATATTACGCATATTAAATACTACAGACTTGTGGCTACAAAATGCTTCTACCATCTCAACACATACAAAACTACCATAAAGTTATCTCTACAGAACATACTACAACACGGACTCCAGGTCACCACCTGCAATGTGCACATCCTGACATCAGTCAGGGGCTAAAAATGTCAGCCCCAGCCACAGGCCACCTCCCATCCACCTCAGAAGGTAGGGCAAGATCTTCGATCGACATTGAACACTGCGTTGTAGTACTAATTTGTGTGAAACCCTTAAAAACCTGGTGCTGCTGAAACTTGAGACCTGTTAAACGCTGTGTGTGTGAGGGATGTAAGAGCTTGTGCTGCGTGAAACCCTAGATTTGATTAGCGAAGGAGGTTGGCCCGCTCTGGCCGTAGCTCTGGGGCTGGCCGTAGTCACCCACCTGCCCATAGGAGCCCGGCTGGTTGTAGCCCCCGGCCGGCCCGTAGCTGTCTTGGTTGTAGCCACCCTGGTTGTAGCTGCTGGACTGCTTCTCCATGGTGTCCGGAGGGTGCCGCTGGCCCGAGGAATGCCAGCCCGTCTCCTTAAACACAAACCAAATGTTGCCTGCCCACAGGATAAAGTTCAAGAATCCGAAGAcctgggggggggaaaaaaaggagctcATCACCCCACAGCCGCGGTGTCACCACCCAGCCTGATGGTTGGGACCCTGCATGGTCCTTGGAGAAGTCAGGGCCGTTCCCAGTCAGTCCTTCTCCCCAAATCTGCCAGGAAGGATCCTCAGCTGTGGAGCAAACACGTAAATTCACCACCCTTAGCACTAGCTCGCTAGGTTAACTGCATTTCCCCTGCTTTTTTAGAACAAGGTTGGGATTTTCAGccaattttttgttgtttgagaACATAATTTAGCTTAAAGAAACATTGGAAAGataaaatgggaagaaaatatttttaaaagagagaaattaattgCTCAGCtgactttaaataattttgttctttaaacattttctaaatactgaaatgacatttaaatatACCATTTAAACACAGAGATTGATTTATATTGCTCTTTTTGAggatttttaaaggaatctGTCAGGCACAAAACCTTTCCTTCCTTAAGGACAGCACAGACCCCTTTTCCAAAGTGTTGAAGATGGGTGGCTTACAAGCAAGCTGTCTGACAGACACGCTCGGAAAGGCACGTTGCTTCCCCCAAGCTCCTGCCCTTCACTCCTGTCCCACGGCACCAGCTCTGAGTCAGGCTCTACCTTTCCCCACAGCAAGCTTCTACTTGCAGTGACAGCATTTCAGCTAATGGGTTTGCATCAGCTAATTTAGGTCAAAACACAggtgaaagagatgaaaatacgTTTGTAAGGTAACGGtgaaaataatcaaattcaCTTACAACCGAAGTGTTCAGGCTCGACATAACGGGACTGCGAACAGGCAAGCATTTGTTGGACTGCTGTTTGCAGGCTGACATCAGTAATAGTACCTCGTCTGGGTCGGTCGCAATCTTTACATCTGACAGTCCTTTAGCCCAAGCAGATGAGCCCACTAGCCACAAGAATGAGAAGACCACTGTCACAACGAAATCCTAAAAGACAAATCAGTTGGGAGCATTATACTGGTGTGTCcattgagaagaaaaacaattttaaaaaatcaccagaaaactgaaagcttgaatcagaggagagagaaataaataaataagagcttGTTATTTTGCAACAGGTCGTGATTACCATCATCACCTACAGCActaattttcagaagagcttgATGTGCCCTGTGGCTGCCATCAACATCTCCAGCCAGAGGGCAGATCCTTACAAGCATGTGGACGATatgcagggtgctgagctgccttgGAAATCTGGCTGCTTGGGATGTCTGgtgcaatttaaaaattcagatgcCCAGGAAGGAGCTGGGCCCTCCTGAGGGCTGTCCCTGGTGTGGGTTTCCAATGGGAAGCGTTTCCATTGGCAGCAGCATCTGAGGCAGAACCTGGAACTGGCTAATCCTCAGCTACCAGATGAGCTTTCTCACAAGCTACAGGTAAGGCCAAATGTCCCTGTTGCATGAACTGTGCAGCCGCTAATTATGACgagcaaacaaataaacagaaagccTTGCCAAGCACAGAGACTGCTCAGCTCCTCTGTCCCGGCAGCGCTTTTGCTCCTAATTCCCATCGATGAGAGAAGAGGGGAGAAGGTGTGGCGGTGCCTCCAGGCTGCAGCGACTCCCGGCAGCTCTGATCTGAACCACTCTGCTCACTTTTCCCTTGAAAGGCCTCAGGAGCACGCACAGGCATAAACTTCTCCTTGTCTTGGCCAGAACAAGTGGCCAAGTGACACTGTTGCTGTGTGGGTttgggggggagaagggggaggaggcGTGATTTTTCAAGCTTTCTTGTGTCTTGCTAAAACAGAAGAGCCTTTCTGCTGTCATCTCTCATCCCATCTGTCAGCCCACAGCAGATGGTGGAGGTGCCAAAGTCTAACATACCGCTGACTGCATTGCTGCGGCTTGATACCCCAGCTCCCGCAGGGgctgctctccctctcccctaCAAAGCAAAGGTGTGcgagaaaggaggagaaaacgGTTGTTAAGAACACTGCATTTAGGGTCTGTATCCAAAGAAATAAGGGATCCCTGGGAAAAATCAGTCTCCTTTTCTACGGACACCCTGACAGTTGGGGATTGGGCTCTCCATGGCACGAAGCGTGGACGTGAGCCTCTGCGatgggagaggcagcagccgATGAACCAGCCGCACGAGCGAGTCCTGAACAAAGGACCGCTCCGCTCACACAGACGGGATTAAATTAAGCGTGCTTGGATGCTTCCCAAAGGATAcatcctttttttaaacagtgccACAACTTATTCTCTGCAGGCCTGTGTCTGCCACGGCGCTTTGAGTTCCTCTGACCTCCCTTGGTGCTGCCCAAACGGGCCCTCTGGGAGAGCGTGCTGCGAAGGCCGGGAGCTGACAAATATCTTAACGCCCAGCAGGACCCGGTGTAGGCAGAGGCACGTAGCCCACGGTGTATTCTCTTCTCGGGGAGATTTCCAACAAGAGAAATTACTGTATGCTTTGTGTCCTCACACTAACGGAATGAGAAATTGTTTCCTAGAGGCAACAgctcaatttaaaatattttcctaaaaattCCAGCTGGTAGAGATGCCACATACTTGCTAAGCTATGAATTACGATGGTGTATGCTTTTTTCTTGCTATGAGGCTTGACGTGTTACATACCTGGCTGCCAACCCCACATATAGGTTCCTATGAACCCAATAGACTAGGATGCACCGGGGGTTGGGGAATACTTTTGTTAAACAATAATGAATTCTCTCTCAATGTTGCCATGCTGTTATATTTTGCAAGTGAAATCAAGCTCTGGAATCAGTgcattaacaataaaataaacaaacagcaggTAGAAATTCAAGGGAGAGACAAACAGACCAAAACTAATGCAATATAGAAGATGAAACTTGCTAAAAAGAGGGAagttttaaagtaagaaaagcTCTCCAAGCAGGTGCCTACAGCAGAGGGGTTCAGACCTGCTCTCCAGCTCACACCGTCAGGCTCCTGGCTGAACCCTTCCTGCTCACAAACATTCACAAACGTCACTTGCGAGCTGCTCCAGCACTTCCAGGTAGCACGCGCTGAACCTCGGCGCTGCAGTCTGAAGGATTCAAATTGCTTCAAAAACTGCAGGGAGTCAAGTCAGCGTGGTCTTCAGCCACTAACACAAACCTTTCTGCTCCAAGTGGGGCAGGAAGGTTGGAATTTCAtggtctttaaggccccttccaacccaaacccttccACAATTCTGTGACTGGAgaattttctccatctcttccaCACTGTGCAGGGAACAAAATACATGACGAGAGCAAACTTGTGTCTTCCCTATTTATTTTGAATCTTTGCTAACCTTCAAGCTTTGGCTGGGACTTGAacctttcttgttttcaagtGGGTTTGGATTCCTGGCTGAACATTTTCACAGCTCTGGGTGGAACAGAGTTACAAGATAATgacatgctgaaaataaaagtgaatttcaAGCTAAGCTGTTCTGTGGCTTAATGTTTATCTGGGGAATTTCTCCTTGGTAATTAAAGCCAGAGTGCCTGCATACTAAAACAAATCTAGCATTTGAATGTTTAATATCCCCAtagcatgtttcttttttttttttccccctcctttggaacaaagtaatttttgtaGTTGTCTTGAAATGATGCTTACAGATCTCTTTGGTGTGTATTGTGGTATGGTTACTCTGTACTTCTAATtgtgaagtttctttttcagatctCAGCTGAGATACTTTGGTCTGCCTACAGGTGCCtttgggaagaaagcaaaataggaACATgtaggagaaagcagaaaagatttaaaatatgcagaataTCCAAGGAGGGAATTTTTAAGAGCATGAAGTatgcacagcaaaaaaaatcttgctgcCTTATTCACATTGAAACTTCCTATTACCAACTTCGCCAAAAAACACCTAACTGGGACAATTTTATCTATTATATGATTTAGAATAGAACCGTGAATATGCCTTTTCCTCTCGTGGTAACCAACACGTTTCTCTTTGCTATCAAGCCACCGGCTTTTGCCAAATTCCTGACTTTGGGGGCAGCAGTGAGATGTGGATCCAGAaccccagcaccctgcatgCCCTCAGCCAGCCAAGCCCGCCTGCAGAAGCCACTGCTCCGCGCAGCAGCAGGTGCCtttccctgctctgagctgctcagCGCCTTCAGCAGTCCCCAGGGACCTGTAACCCacatccctgcctgccctgctgtccCTCCCGGCCAGCACAGTACCAGGCAGGACAAACCACTCCAAAGCCTGGCTGTCACAGTCGCACAGGAACCACCCCACCAACAGAGGTCCACTAGAGCCCCAGCCTGGGACAGCAGCCAGCGGCCGCAGGTGACAAACACCTTACAATTTAGCTCTTTTTTGGTAGCAAAACGTGCTTCATCTTTTCCGATGTCACTCGTACCTCCCTCCAAGGAGCCCCGAGCACACAGGCGAGGCGCATGCTGCTGcaccccagggcagggcagtggGCTCCCCTTGCTCTTTGTTTGCCCCTTGGTCTGCCCAAGGTCCCACCCATGGTTTCCTGCAGAACCCAGCTTTGAGCCAGTTACACACTTCTTGTTGCGGTCTGCGGTCCTGGGAGCTCTCTGACAGCAGAGACACGTGGGGCTCTTTGGGAGGCACCCACAGTTGCAGCAAGGTCACAGAGCTTTGAAAAAGAGATGACAGAAGTGGGCTGAAATAGctctttgaaatgcaaaggaCTATTCAGGTTATtcacattttgttgttttgttttttactaaaAAGGAATTCGTCTTTGTTTTTACAGGTGGCCCTCTattctagaaaataaataggcaaagaaggcagagcaaagcagaggaaattaAACATGTTTAATCAAAGACACCTCCAAAGAGAGAATTAGCAGTATACTTTACTCACTTGGTCCATGAAACATGTAAAGAACCAAATGGCTTCCTGCTTAAAGTGATTATTCACGGGACTCCAGATGCAAAGGATCTCATCTCCTTACCTGTAAGCATCTTTATGCACTGCAATCATGAGATTATCAAATCACTACAAAAATTAAGTATCTCTTTCCAGGGTTACATTAgccagtttgtttttttttttggctaaatCACTTTATGCTTTTATATCAATTGATTGGGATACTAATCAAGAGATATAAGCATACACACAAATGCATGTGATTTTTCCCTCTGCAACTTTAATCCCAGGTATACTCCCCTCATTCCTTTAGGAATTGGCAATCCAAGGTCTTCTCTCAGATTTATCTATCCAGGATGAAACCACCCAAATTCTCTGTCTGTGGAGCCAGCAAGGGAAGATGAGGGCGCACACATTAGCTACAGCTGTTGCTCACTGCACAGTGAATCCAGACAGCCACAGGAGGAGCTAGCAGCTCCTCGTACTGGAAATATTTCCCTGCCATGACATCTCACTCCTCTctgaacattaaaatatttttccacagttAAAGTGCTGCTCAGCTGAGCTCTCAGCACAGGCAGTTGCTCTTCTCTGTATTTGTGTGAACAAGGTGAATGCAAAACATTTGTGATTGAAATCCTCTCCATGAGTTTCCTGTGACCAAGTGCTCATTTAATTCTTTACCGTCATATGGTCTGCATTCAGTCAGGCCTGCTGCAATTTGGGATGCATTGATAGTGCTTTACTGCCTGTGCAAGGgatttttgattttattgtttttttctcctctctctacTTCTATcatacttatttttcaaatcctAAGAAGTTGTCAGG is a window encoding:
- the SYNPR gene encoding synaptoporin, with the translated sequence MEAVDQLASAGTFRVVKEPLAFLRVLEWLFAIFAFATCGGYSGGLRLSVDCANKSESDLNIDIAFAYPFRLHQVNFDAPTCEGKRREKLSLIGDFSSSAEFFVTIAVFAFLYSLAATVVYIFFQNKYRENNRGPLIDFVVTVVFSFLWLVGSSAWAKGLSDVKIATDPDEVLLLMSACKQQSNKCLPVRSPVMSSLNTSVVFGFLNFILWAGNIWFVFKETGWHSSGQRHPPDTMEKQSSSYNQGGYNQDSYGPAGGYNQPGSYGQVGDYGQPQSYGQSGPTSFANQI